One Bombus fervidus isolate BK054 chromosome 5, iyBomFerv1, whole genome shotgun sequence DNA window includes the following coding sequences:
- the LOC139987234 gene encoding uncharacterized protein yields MAKVVIVLCLFIITVYANTFPGLPGFPDPTNRVHQHEEKVITKIKGIDLNANAVLKDHKEEAKLYLTIIKKMGNDIKKIAKHKVNDILKDVEHEMKILKHKAHGNHNDYCIAIEKGLEKIRNKILNKVNKCVSNHMDEAINVEGKIARTTEKFLTKTEDVVNEATQCVASNVIHSDAIACLNNALSKALKLSNTELPELAKETIQATKHISTLKHTIVDCDVAKLEVSQLQKLETILKKVKKCNNDEPATSTTQRSTPSHSNKPTVTTTVPTSSTTQVSASSSTEKQASSTTEISTSSTTEGPASSTTQQFTSGSTEGPAISTTQESSSSPTGGPAGSTTKESTAGTTEGPAISTTQESSSSPTGGPASSTTQESTAGTTEGPAISTSQASSSSSTGGPPSSTTQESSSSSTGDPAISISQESTSGTTEGLAISTTQESSSSSTEEPASNTTQQSTSGSTEGTSTTTRKESSSSSTEEPDSSTTQESNSSPTGGPASSTIQESTSSTTEGPDISTTQESSSSSTEGPASGTTQQSTSGRTEGTSTTTTKESSSSSTEQPAISTTQEFISSSTEGPEISTTQESSTSSTEGPASSTTQQSTSGSTEEPASSTTQEFSSSPTGGPPSGTTQESTSSTTEGPDISTTQEPSTSSTEGPANSTTQQSTSGSTKEPNTTSTKESSSSSTEEPSSSTTQDSSSSPTGGPASSSTTQKFTSSTTEGPDISTTQEPSTSSTEGPANSTTQQSTSGSTKEPNTTSTKESSSSSTTEEPSSSTIQDSTSSSTKEPNTTSTKESSSSSTEEPSSSTIQDSTSSSTKEPNTTSTKESSSSSTEEPSSSTIQDSTSSSTEGPANSTTKSITSSDCSCATPPTAGLRPTESPRSMFYASLLVCLERNGLYEIAVAHGISLKFIFEKCVSSVVH; encoded by the exons ATGGCGAAAGTCGTAATTGTACTCTGTCTCTTCATTATAACTGTCTAT gCTAATACCTTTCCTGGGTTACCAGGATTCCCCGATCCAACGAACAGAGTACATCAACATGAAGAAAaagttataacaaaaataaaaggcATCGATCTAAACGCGAACGCAGTTTTAAAGGATCATAAAGAGGAAGCTAAGCTTTATCTGacgataataaagaaaatgggTAATGATATAAAGAAGATTGCGAAACATAAAGTCAATGACATATTGAAGGAT GTGGaacatgaaatgaaaattttaaaacacaAAGCACATGGAAATCATAACGATTACTGCATAGCTATTGAAAAGGGATTGGAGAAAATACGCAACAAGATCTTAAATAAGGTTAACAAATGTGTTTCAAACCATATGGATGAAGCGATAAACGTGGAAGGGAAAATAGCTCGAACTACTGAAAAGTTCCTGACTAAGACTGAAGATGTTGTTAACGAAGCTACACAATGTGTCGCATCCAATGTAATTCACAGTGATGCAATCGCATGTTTAAATAAC gcactgtcgaaagcactgaAACTATCGAATACGGAACTTCCGGAGCTTGCAAAAGAAACTATCCAAGCAACTAAACATATATCAACATTGAAACATACAATAGTAGACTGCGATGTAGCAAAACTAGAAGTATCTCAACTTCAAAAACTTGAAACAATCCTCAAAAAGGTTAAAAAATGCAACAATGATGAGCCTGCAACTTCGACAACACAACGCTCAAcaccatcacatagtaacaaaCCAACTGTAACTACGACAGTACCAACTAGTAGTACCACTCAAGTATCGGCATCCAGCAGCACAGAAAAACAAGCTAGTAGTACAACTGAAATATCAACCTCAAGCACTACAGAAGGGCCAGCTAGTAGCACTACCCAACAATTTACATCAGGCAGCACAGAAGGACCAGCTATTAGCACGACCCAAGAATCCAGCTCGAGCCCCACAGGGGGTCCAGCTGGTAGTACTACTAAAGAATCTACCGCGGGCACCACAGAAGGACCAGCTATTAGCACGACCCAAGAATCCAGCTCGAGCCCCACAGGGGGTCCAGCTAGTAGTACTACTCAAGAATCTACCGCGGGCACCACAGAAGGACCAGCTATTAGCACAAGCCAAGCATCCAGCTCAAGCAGCACAGGAGGTCCACCTAGTAGCACTACCCAAGAATCCAGCTCAAGCAGCACAGGAGATCCAGCTATTAGTATTTCTCAAGAATCTACCTCGGGCACCACAGAAGGACTAGCTATTAGCACTACCCAAGAATCGAGCTCAAGTAGCACAGAAGAACCAGCAAGTAACACTACCCAACAATCTACCTCAGGCAGTACAGAAGGTACAAGCACTACGACTAGAAAGGAATCATCCTCAAGCAGTACAGAAGAACCCGATAGTAGCACTACCCAAGAATCCAACTCAAGCCCCACAGGAGGTCCAGCTAGTAGTACCATTCAAGAATCTACTTCAAGCACCACAGAAGGGCCTGATATTAGCACTACTCAAGAATCGAGCTCAAGTAGCACAGAAGGACCAGCAAGTGGCACTACCCAACAATCTACCTCAGGCAGAACAGAAGGTACAAGCACTACAACTACAAAAGAATCATCCTCCAGCAGCACAGAACAACCTGCTATTAGCACTACCCAAGAATTCATCTCAAGCAGCACAGAAG GGCCAGAAATTAGCACTACCCAAGAATCGAGCACAAGTAGCACAGAAGGACCAGCAAGTAGCACTACCCAACAATCTACCTCAGGCAGCACAGAAG AACCCGCTAGTAGCACTACCCAAGAATTCAGCTCAAGCCCCACCGGAGGTCCACCTAGTGGTACCACTCAAGAATCTACCTCAAGCACCACAGAAGGGCCAGATATTAGCACTACCCAAGAACCAAGCACAAGTAGCACAGAAGGACCAGCTAATAGCACTACCCAACAATCTACCTCAGGCAGCACAAAAGAACCAAATACTACCAGTACAAAGGAATCATCCTCAAGCAGTACAGaagaaccatctagtagcacTACCCAAGATTCCAGCTCAAGCCCCACAGGAGGTCCAGCTAGTAGTAGTACTACTCAAAAATTTACCTCAAGCACCACAGAAGGGCCAGATATTAGCACTACCCAAGAACCAAGCACAAGTAGCACAGAAGGACCAGCTAATAGCACTACCCAACAATCTACCTCAGGCAGCACAAAAGAACCAAATACTACCAGTACAAAGGAATCATCCTCAAGCAGTACTACAGaagaaccatctagtagcacTATTCAGGACTCTACCTCAAGCAGTACAAAAGAACCAAATACTACCAGTACAAAGGAATCATCCTCAAGTAGTACAGaagaaccatctagtagcacTATTCAGGACTCTACCTCAAGCAGTACAAAAGAACCAAATACTACCAGTACAAAGGAATCATCCTCAAGTAGTACAGaagaaccatctagtagcacTATTCAGGACTCTACCTCAAGCAGTACAGAAGGACCAGCAAATAGCACTACAAAATCCATAACATCTAGCGATTGTTCATGCGCTACCCCGCCTACTGCTGGACTTAGGCCTACTGAATCACCGCGAAGTATGTTTTACGCATCTTTATTGGTCTGTCTAGAAAGGAACGGTTTGTATGAAATTGCAGTTGCGCATGGGATCTCTTTAAAgttcatttttgaaaaatgtgtATCTAGCGTTGTACACTGA